The sequence CAATGTTCCTGATGGTGTAATGCTTGATAAAGATCCAATTTTTCTTGGTGGGCAGGGTGGCATGGTCGGGCCTTGCAGGATAGCCTTTGGCACAGTAATTTCTGCTGGAAGTATTTGCAGAAAAGATGTTGTCCATGAAGGCAGATTAATTTCAGAAGTTCATGGCAGAAGTTTAAATATTCAGAGAAAAGCCGGTTTTTACAGTCAGGTTAAGCGCACAGTTTTTAATAATATATTTTATATAGCAAATCTTATGGCGTTATCACTCTGGTATAGAAATGTCAGAACGCTTTTCATTTCAGACGCTGACTACCCCGAAGCAGTACATTCAGCTGCCTTGAAAACCATTGACACAGCCATTAAAGAAAGAAAAAAAAGATTTAACGAGTTCTGCATGAAAATGCCGGAATCAATGGAAATATATCTAAGCTATTCTGGAGAGAATGCCTCTTCTGAACTCTTAAGTCAGAAAAAAGAATTGTTTAGAGCCAAAGATGATATTCTTTCTGTGTTTTCTGATTTTTCGGCAGATGATTTCAGTTGCCATGAAATGGGCTTTTTAGTGAAAAGCATTTTGAAATCGAACTCTGAAAAAGGCGGAAACTATATCGATGTCATTGGAGGACTTGATGCTGATTCCAAAGTAGCTGGCTCAGTTTGGCTGTGGAATTATGTTAAAAAAATATGTAAATGTGCTTTTGATAAAATGCCTTTAACTGGGCTTGATATACAGGGTGGCATACAAAAAACCGGAGAAAAATAATGTCTAAACTCTTTGGAACAGACGGAATAAGGGGCAGAGCTAATTCTTGGCCGATAACCCCGGATATGGGTGTTAAAATTGGAAAGGCTGCAGCTCTTTTTTTTGCAAAGAGCGGACAGCCTGCCAGGATTGTGATTGGAAGGGATACCAGAATATCAGGCGAGATGATGGAAATGGCCATTTCATCAGGTATCATGGCAATGGGTGGAACCGTATTCTGGCTGGATGTGGCTCCAACACCAGCTGTCGCGTATCTCACTAAATTTTTTGAAGCTGATGCCGGAATAGTTATTTCCGCGTCGCATAATCCTTTTCATGACAATGGGGTCAAATTTTTTGATGCAAAAGGTTTAAAACTCAGCCTGGAAACAGAAAAAAAACTTGCAGAAACAATACTCGATCCGGAAACTGACAAGAAATGCGAGGACGTCTACAGAACCGGGAATCGTATCTATCATGGAATCCTGATGGATGATTACAGAGAGTTTTTAAAGTCATCAATAGGTGATTCATTTAATCTTGAAGGCCTGAAAATCATTATTGACTGTGCGAATGGAGCCTCTTCTTTCGTTGCTCCAAAGGTTCTGGAAAGTCTCGGGGCTGAAATAATTACAATATTCAACAAGCCTGACGGGCTCAATATCAATAATGGCTGCGGATCTGAGCATGTTGATCATCTAAAGAAGCTTGTGATTGAACATAAGGCTAATGCAGGTCTTGCGTTTGATGGTGACGCTGATAGGCTTATTGCTGTTGATGAAAAGGGCAATGAAATAACAGGGGATCAGATTATTGCCATCTGTTCTGCGAGGGCGATTGAAACAGGTCATAAAAAAGCCGGTGATACTGTGGTTACGACTGTAATGAGCAATATAGGCCTTAAAATTGCACTTGAAAAGATGGGGCTGCAACATGAAATTACGGATGTAGGCGACAGGAATGTTCTTTTCCGCATGATTGAAACCGGTTCCATGATTGGTGGCGAGGATTCGGGTCATATGATTTTCCTGGATAACCACACTACCGGAGACGGAATATATTCAGCCATTAAGCTGCTTGAGGCACTCAAAGCTTCTGGCAAG is a genomic window of Desulforegula conservatrix Mb1Pa containing:
- the glmM gene encoding phosphoglucosamine mutase — protein: MSKLFGTDGIRGRANSWPITPDMGVKIGKAAALFFAKSGQPARIVIGRDTRISGEMMEMAISSGIMAMGGTVFWLDVAPTPAVAYLTKFFEADAGIVISASHNPFHDNGVKFFDAKGLKLSLETEKKLAETILDPETDKKCEDVYRTGNRIYHGILMDDYREFLKSSIGDSFNLEGLKIIIDCANGASSFVAPKVLESLGAEIITIFNKPDGLNINNGCGSEHVDHLKKLVIEHKANAGLAFDGDADRLIAVDEKGNEITGDQIIAICSARAIETGHKKAGDTVVTTVMSNIGLKIALEKMGLQHEITDVGDRNVLFRMIETGSMIGGEDSGHMIFLDNHTTGDGIYSAIKLLEALKASGKPLSELSGIMSIFPQILINIDVREKPDLDKVPAIHSSIMDAEKKLEGKGRVLVRYSGTQPMCRVMVEGECQKETEKICNDIAGVVRAEIGA